One window of Rhodocyclaceae bacterium genomic DNA carries:
- a CDS encoding GntR family transcriptional regulator, which translates to MFGDNYPYRRRQIWRYHRWCFGDDIVKIKDAQGVATQVYEEIKRRVIQAVYPPGGKLSEARLGDELGCGRSPIRTAFARLNGEGFIAVSPQSGTYVRALTEQEIRDIFECRLLLETHVTRFAALQMDAEQLRRLRVAFRRLAPQGAADVTLDLIEDFNELDAMFHMAIYKVSGNEVITGILLNLHEKAQWLKHTNPSPPERMHLAFREIELVLESLEERDPDEAERRMRAHIGNAEDYGASSRSGENMHRSDASSPQKVA; encoded by the coding sequence CGCTACCATCGATGGTGTTTCGGTGACGACATCGTGAAGATCAAGGATGCTCAGGGAGTGGCGACGCAGGTCTACGAAGAAATCAAGCGTCGGGTCATCCAGGCGGTCTATCCGCCCGGGGGTAAGCTGTCAGAGGCCCGCCTGGGGGACGAACTCGGCTGCGGGCGATCGCCGATCCGTACGGCCTTTGCCCGCCTGAACGGCGAGGGCTTCATCGCGGTGAGCCCGCAGAGCGGCACCTATGTTCGCGCGCTAACCGAGCAGGAGATCCGTGACATCTTCGAGTGCCGACTCCTGCTCGAAACCCATGTCACACGCTTCGCTGCCCTGCAGATGGATGCCGAGCAATTGCGACGGCTTCGTGTCGCTTTCAGGCGCCTGGCGCCGCAAGGCGCCGCCGACGTCACGCTGGACCTTATCGAAGACTTCAATGAACTCGATGCCATGTTCCACATGGCTATCTACAAGGTCTCGGGCAACGAGGTGATCACCGGCATCCTTCTCAACCTGCACGAGAAAGCCCAGTGGTTGAAGCACACGAATCCGTCGCCGCCCGAACGGATGCACCTGGCCTTCCGGGAGATCGAGCTGGTCCTCGAATCGCTGGAAGAGCGCGATCCGGATGAAGCGGAGCGCCGGATGCGGGCGCACATCGGTAATGCCGAAGACTACGGCGCGAGCAGCCGAAGCGGCGAGAACATGCACCGTTCCGATGCATCGTCGCCCCAGAAAGTCGCATGA
- a CDS encoding tripartite tricarboxylate transporter substrate binding protein, which yields MRTFHRLLLCLVAVSCTGTAVAQAQFPVKPIRLVVPWPPGGAVDTIGRLVAQHIAEPLGQPVIVDNRGGAAGAIGSDLVARAPADGYTLLMGSTSVISINPALQPLPYKPTDFAPITMVAFVPHVLVIPAEIPVNNLREFVEHVKARPNQLNYGSAGQGTPHHIAAEMFKAAAGVTLLQVPFKGTAPALQDLLANRVQFMSVELVSALPHIQSGRLKALGVATPARNPMAPKIPTVAEAGIPGFDVTAWYGVVAPAGVPPAAAERLASATSKALTLPDFRDRLAAMGATPVGGTPAEFGKILERENASWSKAIKNAGIRLD from the coding sequence ATGCGCACGTTTCACCGCTTGCTGCTTTGCCTCGTCGCCGTGTCCTGCACAGGCACTGCCGTTGCCCAAGCGCAGTTCCCGGTCAAGCCGATCCGCCTGGTCGTGCCCTGGCCACCGGGCGGTGCGGTGGACACCATCGGTCGCCTGGTCGCGCAGCACATCGCGGAACCGTTGGGACAACCGGTGATCGTGGACAACCGGGGCGGGGCCGCAGGCGCGATCGGTTCCGATCTCGTGGCGCGTGCGCCAGCCGACGGCTACACGCTGCTGATGGGATCGACGTCGGTCATCTCGATCAACCCTGCGCTGCAGCCGCTTCCGTACAAGCCCACCGACTTCGCGCCGATCACGATGGTCGCGTTCGTCCCGCACGTGCTGGTCATACCCGCCGAAATTCCGGTGAACAACCTGCGGGAGTTCGTCGAACACGTGAAGGCCCGTCCCAACCAGCTCAACTATGGCTCGGCAGGCCAGGGTACGCCGCACCACATCGCGGCAGAGATGTTCAAGGCTGCGGCCGGCGTGACCCTGCTGCAGGTACCGTTCAAGGGTACGGCACCGGCGCTGCAGGACCTGCTGGCCAACCGCGTGCAGTTCATGTCGGTCGAACTGGTATCGGCGCTGCCCCACATCCAGTCCGGGCGCCTGAAGGCGCTGGGCGTGGCGACACCCGCCCGCAACCCGATGGCGCCGAAGATCCCCACGGTGGCAGAAGCAGGCATCCCCGGTTTCGATGTCACGGCCTGGTACGGCGTGGTCGCTCCTGCGGGCGTGCCGCCGGCTGCAGCCGAACGTTTGGCCAGCGCCACGTCCAAGGCATTGACGCTCCCCGATTTCCGGGATCGTCTCGCCGCCATGGGGGCGACGCCGGTGGGCGGAACGCCCGCCGAGTTCGGAAAAATCCTCGAGCGCGAGAACGCGAGCTGGTCAAAAGCGATCAAGAATGCCGGCATACGTCTGGATTGA
- a CDS encoding aromatic ring-hydroxylating dioxygenase subunit alpha has protein sequence MFAPETYAAARLPLHQASALPGWCYASDAWYQREVQSIFRKDWLCVGRVEQIPAPGDFYTIELVKQPLIVVRDETGQVRVHSALCRHRGAIITEGEGKCRALVCPYHSWTYSLGGNLVSVPGNPPPMAGVEGFRMEDHSLTPVRCESWGGFIFVTFDAEAAPLLEWLGELPAFLAAYRLEEMQWTRRDTYEVECNWKVWLENAFENYHAMTIHRKHMDPENPQNWSFESGKAGPWEAMYSRRSIVAYSGLPPIEGLSKKQNEGLYHIWIQPSVQVILTSSYMKFRQYLPEGPGKLRLYENWAFPRSTVERPDFDQIVGPAYYEKYSQIVLEDLGINPNIQRSMASGSYRPGRLSLEEHIVHRIANRVLDRVIGSPAANG, from the coding sequence ATGTTCGCGCCTGAAACCTATGCGGCTGCCCGGCTGCCCTTGCACCAGGCGAGCGCGCTGCCTGGCTGGTGCTACGCGTCCGATGCCTGGTACCAGCGTGAGGTGCAGTCGATCTTCCGCAAGGACTGGCTCTGCGTCGGCCGCGTCGAGCAGATCCCGGCGCCTGGCGACTTCTACACGATCGAGCTCGTCAAGCAGCCGCTGATCGTCGTACGCGACGAGACGGGGCAGGTCCGCGTCCACTCGGCACTGTGCCGACATCGGGGCGCGATCATCACCGAGGGCGAAGGCAAGTGCCGCGCGCTGGTCTGCCCGTACCACAGCTGGACCTATTCACTCGGCGGCAATCTGGTCAGCGTACCCGGCAATCCGCCCCCGATGGCTGGCGTCGAGGGTTTCCGCATGGAAGACCACAGCCTGACGCCGGTGCGCTGTGAGTCGTGGGGCGGCTTCATCTTCGTGACGTTTGACGCCGAGGCGGCGCCACTGCTCGAGTGGCTCGGCGAACTGCCTGCCTTCCTCGCGGCGTATCGACTCGAGGAAATGCAGTGGACCCGGCGCGACACCTACGAGGTCGAGTGCAACTGGAAGGTCTGGCTGGAAAACGCGTTCGAGAACTATCACGCGATGACCATCCACCGAAAGCATATGGATCCGGAAAACCCGCAGAACTGGAGCTTCGAGAGCGGCAAGGCTGGCCCATGGGAAGCCATGTACAGCCGGCGCAGTATCGTCGCCTATTCCGGGCTGCCGCCGATCGAAGGGCTGAGCAAGAAGCAGAACGAAGGGCTGTACCACATCTGGATCCAGCCGAGCGTGCAGGTCATCCTGACATCCTCGTACATGAAGTTCCGCCAGTATCTTCCCGAAGGTCCAGGCAAGCTGCGCCTGTACGAGAACTGGGCCTTCCCGCGCTCGACGGTCGAGCGCCCGGACTTCGACCAGATCGTCGGCCCCGCCTACTACGAGAAGTACTCGCAGATCGTGCTCGAAGACCTCGGCATCAACCCGAACATCCAGCGCTCGATGGCCTCCGGCAGCTATCGCCCCGGACGGTTGTCGCTCGAAGAGCATATCGTGCATCGCATCGCCAACCGCGTGCTCGACCGGGTCATCGGGTCGCCCGCTGCCAACGGCTGA
- a CDS encoding D-2-hydroxyacid dehydrogenase, protein MHIHIENSRKMMPVFIVHEHQYETALARHPDVAANIHTTWGWDEDIYAAEMKTAEAMISYRFPHRTLAADAPALELLQVLGAGVDYLLPLDWCPPGVTLLTNSGAHVPKAAQSGIMVLMMLNSRLPELNGSQRRREWNRVFTSTLDGKTVLIVGVGAIGGGIAEEAKRCGMKVLGIRRSGAAHPSVDEMHQPQALHALLPRADFVMINLALTPESRFVIGETELSLMKKGASLANMSRGGLVDPAALDRALRSGHLAGAMIDVTWPEPPPEDWPWWDTPNLIITPHVLSDDIDAYIPRTLDIFFENLRRHWSGQPLTNVVDLARAY, encoded by the coding sequence ATGCATATCCACATCGAGAACTCGCGGAAGATGATGCCTGTGTTCATCGTCCACGAGCATCAGTACGAGACCGCCCTCGCCCGCCACCCGGACGTCGCGGCGAACATCCATACCACCTGGGGCTGGGACGAGGATATCTACGCCGCCGAGATGAAGACGGCCGAGGCGATGATCAGCTACCGGTTCCCGCACAGGACTCTGGCAGCCGACGCACCCGCGCTTGAACTGCTGCAGGTACTCGGCGCCGGAGTCGACTACCTGCTACCTCTCGACTGGTGTCCGCCCGGGGTCACGCTGCTCACGAACAGCGGCGCCCACGTGCCCAAGGCGGCACAGTCTGGAATCATGGTGCTGATGATGCTCAATTCGCGCCTGCCCGAGCTGAACGGGTCCCAGCGCCGGCGCGAATGGAACCGTGTCTTCACCTCGACCCTGGACGGCAAGACAGTGCTCATCGTGGGCGTCGGAGCCATTGGTGGCGGCATCGCGGAAGAGGCGAAGCGGTGCGGCATGAAGGTGCTTGGCATCCGGCGAAGTGGCGCAGCGCATCCCTCTGTCGATGAGATGCACCAGCCACAGGCCTTGCACGCGTTATTGCCTCGGGCCGACTTCGTGATGATCAATCTCGCGCTGACGCCTGAATCGCGTTTCGTGATCGGCGAGACCGAGTTATCCCTGATGAAGAAAGGCGCCAGCCTGGCCAACATGAGTCGGGGCGGCCTGGTCGATCCCGCGGCCCTCGACCGCGCCTTGCGCAGTGGGCATCTGGCCGGGGCGATGATCGATGTCACATGGCCAGAACCACCGCCCGAGGACTGGCCCTGGTGGGACACGCCCAACCTGATCATCACGCCGCACGTGCTGTCGGACGACATCGACGCGTACATCCCGCGTACGCTTGATATCTTCTTCGAGAACCTGCGGCGACATTGGTCGGGGCAGCCGCTGACAAATGTGGTCGATCTGGCCCGCGCGTACTGA
- a CDS encoding oxidoreductase: MTAPGGLPGAELRLAQVREIRELARDILGFELVARDGRPLPPFTAGAHVDVHTPSGKVRQYSLCGDPANRDSYLIAVKREKDGRGGSLSMHARIEEGSTLAIQCPRNHFPLADAAESSLFVAGGIGITPIVAMVHTLAAAGRPWTLHYCARSADHAAFLSEIGALPGGTVHTHFSELPVLDVRGLLEPILPGRHLYICGPAGLMDAALKASTHWPVEHVHHEYFAAPPLVANYAAPTAFELHLARSGGTLTVPAERSIVQALREYGVHLPTACEEGVCGTCEVAVLDGLPEHRDFILSGEERTANRTLMACVSRARSARLVLDL; this comes from the coding sequence ATGACCGCACCAGGTGGGTTGCCCGGCGCTGAACTCAGGCTTGCCCAAGTACGCGAGATTCGCGAGCTCGCGCGGGATATCCTCGGTTTCGAACTGGTTGCTCGCGACGGACGTCCGTTGCCGCCGTTCACCGCAGGGGCGCACGTGGACGTGCATACGCCGAGCGGTAAGGTTCGCCAGTACTCCCTCTGCGGAGATCCGGCGAATCGTGACAGCTACCTGATCGCGGTCAAGCGGGAGAAGGACGGACGCGGTGGTTCGCTGAGCATGCATGCTCGTATCGAAGAGGGCAGCACGCTCGCTATCCAGTGCCCTCGCAACCACTTCCCGTTGGCCGATGCGGCGGAGTCCAGCCTTTTCGTTGCAGGTGGCATCGGCATCACCCCGATCGTCGCGATGGTGCACACGCTAGCTGCGGCTGGTCGCCCGTGGACGCTACACTACTGCGCAAGGTCGGCAGACCATGCCGCGTTCCTGTCCGAGATCGGCGCGCTGCCCGGAGGCACGGTGCACACCCACTTCAGCGAACTGCCTGTACTGGATGTTCGCGGGCTGCTCGAGCCGATATTGCCCGGCCGCCACCTCTACATCTGCGGTCCCGCGGGATTGATGGATGCTGCGCTGAAGGCAAGCACGCACTGGCCCGTCGAGCATGTCCATCACGAGTACTTTGCCGCCCCGCCTCTTGTCGCGAACTATGCGGCGCCCACCGCGTTCGAACTCCATCTCGCGCGCAGCGGCGGGACGCTCACGGTACCGGCGGAGCGGTCCATCGTGCAGGCGCTGCGCGAATACGGCGTACATCTGCCGACCGCCTGCGAGGAAGGTGTGTGCGGGACCTGTGAAGTAGCAGTCCTGGACGGCCTGCCCGAGCATCGCGACTTCATCCTTTCCGGCGAAGAAAGGACCGCTAACCGCACGCTGATGGCCTGCGTTTCACGCGCCCGCAGCGCCCGACTGGTACTCGACCTGTGA
- a CDS encoding M20 family metallopeptidase, with protein sequence MDTINPPGNEMQCARLLQELLDTAGFETSLIPLGTDAQRASLVARRGYAGGAAGNRPIAFTGHIDVVPLGTRRWTHPPFDAVVHDGRIHGRGTSDMKSGIAAFVCAAIAAPPEAELLLIITAGEETGCDGARVLAAGPHLGSAGALVVCEPTDNVVYVGHKGALWLRTVMEGKTAHGSMPEQGDNAICKAVAAIDRITPFDFCCDRHAVLGGPTLNVGTFHGGININSVPDRAVFELDIRTVPSMDHATVRAALAAQMNERADIEVLVDLPAVWTDPQTPWVRRVMDVASRVTGRAAEIRTATYFSDASLLGPALGHVPAIILGPGEPSMAHQTDEWCSISNVERATRIYGEMILDWIRCEQAV encoded by the coding sequence ATGGACACCATAAACCCGCCGGGCAACGAGATGCAGTGCGCCCGCCTGTTGCAGGAACTGCTGGATACGGCGGGCTTCGAAACCTCGCTGATTCCGCTTGGCACCGACGCCCAGCGCGCCAGCCTCGTCGCCCGGCGCGGCTACGCAGGCGGCGCGGCGGGCAATCGTCCCATCGCCTTCACCGGACATATCGACGTGGTGCCACTGGGGACCCGCCGTTGGACGCACCCGCCCTTCGACGCGGTGGTACACGATGGCCGCATTCACGGACGTGGCACGAGCGACATGAAGAGCGGTATCGCGGCGTTCGTCTGCGCGGCCATCGCGGCGCCACCGGAAGCCGAGTTGCTGCTGATCATCACCGCCGGCGAGGAAACCGGCTGTGACGGGGCCCGGGTACTCGCCGCCGGGCCGCATCTCGGCAGCGCCGGCGCGCTCGTGGTCTGCGAGCCCACGGACAACGTCGTCTATGTCGGGCACAAGGGTGCACTCTGGCTACGCACGGTGATGGAGGGCAAGACTGCGCACGGATCGATGCCGGAACAGGGAGACAACGCGATCTGCAAGGCGGTGGCCGCGATCGACCGCATCACCCCGTTCGACTTCTGCTGTGACCGACACGCGGTGCTCGGCGGGCCGACGCTCAACGTGGGCACCTTCCATGGCGGGATCAATATCAACTCGGTGCCGGATCGAGCGGTATTCGAGCTCGACATCCGTACGGTGCCGTCGATGGACCACGCCACCGTGCGCGCAGCGCTCGCCGCGCAGATGAATGAACGCGCCGACATCGAGGTGCTGGTCGACCTGCCAGCGGTCTGGACGGACCCGCAAACCCCATGGGTCCGACGCGTGATGGACGTGGCATCGCGGGTCACTGGTCGCGCAGCCGAAATACGCACCGCCACCTACTTCAGTGATGCGTCGCTGCTCGGGCCAGCGCTGGGGCATGTGCCTGCGATAATCCTTGGTCCAGGCGAGCCCTCGATGGCGCACCAGACCGACGAATGGTGCAGCATCAGCAACGTCGAGCGTGCCACGCGGATCTACGGCGAGATGATCCTCGACTGGATACGCTGCGAGCAGGCGGTCTGA